One window of Pelobates fuscus isolate aPelFus1 chromosome 9, aPelFus1.pri, whole genome shotgun sequence genomic DNA carries:
- the LOC134572492 gene encoding CAP-Gly domain-containing linker protein 1-like produces the protein MSDLCRLCSSPLRGSRRKWLFGGSGSDSLPVLFSRVLGSPVTRTQSGSSHRHSRGRDKPEDCEFICGKCCHSLNVYHRYDQVMSRMRHLYEQRSARLLNEREKLSYTLRRIHAKAWNLPLPDYQEYINECKTPTYGSYCDLRSLGRHGSRHGSISPGYQNLCPDSPFPDQESSFNGSFRSLSGSQSKSYQQLLDKDRLSWEHESWWEDRGDTCFRCIKGDKCHSCSSWRVPDANYETVCTVPRRKKHSRGEEGRCCSAGLLRSKSLGSVGGGSSRGSLLSFSTSSLEALSITGEEEAGVFSEPHSPVTSPPPSSLSTKPMVVEEALKSLKEIKYSAVMSPRHSRIPVKRRGPLGSGSGAEDGRRKMEEESRIEVPLVEITEDYDTFMGIGSEICQTHVSRIQETLKWLQTQPQAAHPNEDTKGQKDQQDLVRELIKSLQFKEEVLEDCLTLLLTLPVASDAPGDTVMTFIEKLNEREQALKKEWSDLAENKQNRDAETKRLRLELAQRQEDLERLARVLRENQDTITALRDHLGEKEFTIQQLEVALDSAVRSAASQDALRLSALREKDALISSMQGVLSSSNQDVEALADSLLSQGLDDLGGSIPGTSSSSPLITQLQEKGRLLSQSQTDNQKQSVQHQKDIQDLLNALNESQTLLQEQLRYCKGRLQAGELEQKRLREALRGQEAELRAEKQRHAADMYQAHTELVQLQGATQERDKTTQKLLQEAQGRDQIIKRLQERLSQGGGMRDTL, from the exons ATGTCTGATCTCTGCCGTCTCTGCTCCTCTCCTCTCCGTGGTTCACGCCGCAAGTGGCTGTTTGGTGGCTCTGGCTCCGACTCCCTCCCTGTGCTGTTTTCTCGTGTTTTGGGTTCTCCTGTTACACGTACCCAGTCAGGATCCTCCCACAGACACAGCAGAGGCAGAGACAAACCAGAAGATTGTGAATTTATCTGCGGCAAGTGCTGTCATTCGCTCAATGTGTATCATCGATATGATCAGGTAATGTCTCGAATGCGCCATCTTTATGAGCAACGCTCTGCCCGCCTTCTCAATGAACGAGAAAAGCTCTCCTATACCCTTCGCAGAATCCATGCCAAGGCTTGGAACCTCCCTCTTCCTGATTATCAAGAGTACATTAATGAGTGCAAGACCCCTACCTATGGTTCGTATTGTGATCTTCGCTCTTTAGGACGGCATGGATCCCGACACGGTTCAATTTCTCCCGGGTACCAAAATTTATGCCCTGATTCTCCATTCCCTGATCAGGAGAGCTCTTTCAATGGCTCATTTCGATCTCTTTCTGGGTCTCAGTCAAAGTCCTACCAACAACTGCTGGACAAGGACCGCTTATCGTGGGAGCATGAGAGTTGGTGGGAAGATAGGGGAGATACTTGCTTTCGATGCATCAAGGGAGACAAGTGTCACTCCTGCTCATCATGGAGGGTTCCAGATGCAAATTACGAGACGGTATGCACTGTGCCTCGGCGTAAGAAGCATAGCAGGGGAGAAGAAGGACGATGTTGCAGCGCCGGTCTACTACGTAGCAAATCACTGGGCAGCGTTGGTGGTGGTAGCAGCAGAGGTTCCCTTTTGTCATTCTCCACGTCCTCGCTAGAGGCTCTGTCTATAACAGGAGAGGAAGAAGCTGGAGTGTTTTCAGAGCCTCATTCACCCGTGACATCACCACCTCCCTCTTCTCTATCTACTAAGCCTATGGTGGTGGAGGAGGCATTAAAGAGCCTGAAGGAGATAAAGTATAGCGCCGTGATGAGTCCACGCCACAGCAGGATACCTGTGAAGAGAAGGGGACCATTAGGATCAGGATCAGGAGCAGAAGACGGAAGAAGAAAGATGGAAGAAGAGAGTAGAATAGAAGTACCGTTGGTTGAAATAACAGAAGATTATGACACGTTCATGGGAATTGGATCCGAG ATCTGCCAGACGCATGTCAGTCGGATTCAGGAAACACTGAAGTGGTTACAGACCCAGCCACAGGCTGCCCATCCCAATGAGGACACAAAGGGGCAAAAG GACCAGCAGGATCTAGTTCGGGAACTGATAAAGAGCTTGCAATTCAAGGAAGAGGTCCTCGAG GACTGCCTGACCTTGCTGTTGACACTGCCGGTGGCCTCGGACGCCCCTGGTGACACTGTGATGACCTTCATTGAGAAGTTAAATGAGAGAGAACAGGCATTAAAG AAGGAATGGAGTGATTTGGCTGAGAACAAGCAGAATAGAGACGCTGAAACCAAGCGGCTGCGGCTGGAACTGGCCCAAAGGCAAGAGGACCTGGAACGACTGGCCCGGGTCCTGCGTGAGAACCAAgatacaatcaca GCTCTGCGTGATCACCTGGGAGAGAAGGAGTTCACTATCCAGCAATTGGAGGTGGCATTAGATTCTGCTGTGCGGTCAGCTGCCTCTCAGGATGCCCTACGCCTCTCTGCACTGCGGGAAAAAGACGCTCTGATCTCCTCAATGCAGGGAGTGCTGAGCAGCAGTAATCAGGATGTGGAG GCCCTGGCAGATTCTCTCCTCTCCCAGGGCTTGGATGACCTAGGTGGGTCCATCCCTGGCACCTCATCCTCTAGCCCGCTCATCACCCAGCTGCAGGAGAAGGGACGGCTCTTGTCCCAGTCCCAGACCGACAATCAGAAGCAGAGTGTGCAACATCAGAAGGACATCCAGGATCTTCTCAATGCTCTGAATGAAAGCCAGACTCTCCTCCAG GAGCAGCTGCGATACTGTAAGGGGCGGCTTCAGGCCGGGGAGCTGGAACAGAAGAGGCTGCGTGAGGCTCTGCGCGGGCAGGAGGCAGAGCTCAGGGCGGAGAAGCAGAGACACGCTGCCGACATGTATCAAGCTCACACAGAGCTGGTCCAGCTCCAGGGAGCCACCCAAGAGCGAGATAAGACCACTCAG AAGCTGCTACAGGAAGCTCAGGGCAGAGACCAGATCATCAAAAGACTGCAGGAGAGACTGAGCCAAGGCGGGGGCATGAGGGACACTCTGTGA